A part of Solea solea chromosome 8, fSolSol10.1, whole genome shotgun sequence genomic DNA contains:
- the wsb2 gene encoding WD repeat and SOCS box-containing protein 2 produces MCSTENNAELLRSSSDPALLLELKTRRPPSLVGRAGCETWSVDFSPDGAWFAWSMGHGIVWVVAWPLDSEDSQSGEIDREDKSFSCGHPVWGLAFGPRPPKSKSVTAAQPHNAKTKGNHSLLLATGLENGVIKIWNVLSGYAVFDLHGHEGVVRDLVFPQNGTLTLVSSSRDKTLRVWDLAHKGKKVQVLSGHKDWISCCCVSSDCSMIASVGRFDRMVCLWSLRSYTFIRNLTGGTRKTVYLLSSCDFSPDGALLATAAFSGSSWWIDLWDPYTAEKLTTLVDYFDNHGQNQISAIQFSPNGLHLAIVTDGRALRIWTPGQKGMVMQTKADQDANGLCCNYHPQGGVVATGTRDGHVRFWRAPRTVPSLCHLCRSILRHSVSTYQLEPLPLPKRIMEYLTYRNIPECLKTCCSNGEEEWED; encoded by the exons atgTGCTCCACGGAAAACAACGCGGAGCTGCTGCGGTCAT cGTCCGACCCCGCTCTTCTCCTGGAGCTGAAGACCAGGCGGCCTCCGTCATTGGTGGGCCGGGCGGGCTGTGAGACCTGGAGCGTGGACTTCTCTCCGGACGGAGCCTGGTTCGCGTGGTCGATGGGACACGGCATCGTGTGGGTTGTCGCCTGGCCTCTCGATTCCGA AGACAGTCAGAGTGGAGAGATTGACCGTGAAGACAAGAGCTTCAGTTGTGGTCACCCAGTGTGGGGCCTCGCTTTTGGACCAAGACCCCCAAAATCCAAGTCAGTCACTGCTGCACAGCCAcataatgcaaaaacaaaagggaaCCACAGCCTGCTCCTGGCCACAGGCTTAGAGAATGGAGTAATCAAAATCTGGAATGTCTTATCAG GTTATGCTGTATTTGACCTCCATGGCCACGAAGGAGTCGTCAGGGACCTGGTTTTCCCCCAGAATGGGACACTCAcccttgtgtcctcctctcgAGACAAAACCTTGAGGGTTTGGGACCTTGCTCACAAAG GTAAAAAGGTGCAGGTGCTTTCTGGCCACAAAGACTggatcagctgctgctgtgtgtcgtCAGACTGCAGCATGATTGCGTCTGTTGGACGAtttgacaga ATGGTGTGTCTGTGGAGTCTACGGTCCTATACGTTCATCAGAAACCTGACTGGAGGGACACGGAAGACCGTATACCTACTGTCTTCTTGTGACTTCTCCCCTGACGGCGCTTTGCTCGCCACAGCAGCGTTCAGCGGCTCCAGCTGGTGGATCGACCTCTGGGACCCGTATACAGCAGAGAAGCTGACCACTCTGGT CGACTACTTTGACAACCATGGGCAAAACCAAATCTCAGCAATACAGTTCTCCCCCAACGGTTTGCACTTGGCGATCGTGACTgacggcag agcTCTGCGGATCTGGACGCCAGGACAGAAAGGGATGGTGATGCAGACGAAAGCAGACCAAGACGCCAATGGACTCTGCTGCAACTACCATCCACAGGGTGGGGTGGTTGCCACAGG AACCAGAGATGGTCATGTCAGGTTCTGGAGGGCTCCCAGGACGGTGCCCAGCCTGTGCCACCTCTGCCGCTCCATCCTGCGACACTCGGTCTCTACGTACCAACTGGAGCCGCTGCCCCTCCCCAAAAGGATCATGGAATACCTCACATACAGAAACATCCCTGAATGCCTCAAGACCTGCTGCTCCAACGGGGAAGAGGAGTGGGAAgattaa